The following are encoded in a window of Peromyscus maniculatus bairdii isolate BWxNUB_F1_BW_parent chromosome X, HU_Pman_BW_mat_3.1, whole genome shotgun sequence genomic DNA:
- the Znf449 gene encoding zinc finger protein 449 isoform X3, which yields MDDMLLEELAPVGTVPMPPSLHLEAPALQVMEPVQEPPVPEAWITQAGPQDLNYSADAECQSFLDPGYQLPKLDMNFPLDHREEPWVKELEDPKEMKQLLDSKIGFEMGIENEEDTSKEKKMENMYPFVVTLEGNALHGPILQKDYVQLENQWEPPPEELQTDLTKLVDPQNPILGETPESSNLEEPLNPKPPKKKSPGEKPHRCPQCGKCFARKSQLTGHQRIHSGEEPHKCPECGKRFLRSSDLYRHQRLHTGERPYECSVCKKRFTRRSHLIGHQRTHSEEETYKCLECGKSFCHGSSLKRHLKTHTGEKPHRCHNCGKSFSRLTALTLHQRTHTEERPFKCSYCGKSFRQRPSLVIHLRIHTGEKPYKCTHCSKSFRQRAGLIMHQVTHFRGLL from the exons ATGGATGACATGCTCTTGGAAGAACTGGCACCAGTTGGAACAGTGCCCATGCCACCCAGCTTGCACCTGGAGGCACCTGCACTCCAAGTCATGGAACCTGTCCAGGAGCCCCCAGTGCCAGAGGCCTGGATCACACAAGCAGGACCACAGGACCTAAACTACAGTGCTGATGCTGAATGTCAGTCCTTTCTGGACCCGG GTTATCAGTTGCCAAAGCTTGACATGAACTTCCCCCTGGATCATAGAGAAGAGCCATGGGTAAAAGAATTAGAGGAtcccaaagaaatgaaacaattgCTTGATTCCAAGATTG GTTTTGAGATGGgaatagaaaatgaagaagatacttcaaaagagaaaaaaatggaaaatatgtaCCCATTTGTTGTGACTTTAGAAGGGAATGCTCTCCATGGTCCCATTCTGCAAAAGGACTATGTACAATTAGAAAATCAGTGGGAGCCACCCCCagaggagttacagacagatttAACAAAACTTGTAGATCCTCAGAACCCCATTCTAGGAGAAACACCTGAGAGCTCCAACTTGGAAGAACCTCTCAACCCGAAGCCTCCAAAGAAAAAGAGTCCTGGAGAGAAACCTCACCGCTGTCCTCAGTGTGGAAAATGTTTTGCTCGGAAGTCACAACTCACTGGGCACCAGAGAATTCATTCAGGAGAGGAGCCTCACAAATGCCCTGAATGCGGAAAAAGGTTCCTGCGTAGCTCTGACCTCTATAGACATCAGCGACTCCACACAGGAGAGAGGCCCTATGAATGTAGTGTGTGTAAAAAGCGATTCACTCGGCGCTCACACCTGATTGGGCACCAGAGAACCCATTCTGAAGAAGAAACATATAAATGTCTTGAGTGTGGAAAAAGCTTTTGTCATGGATCCAGTCTTAAAAGACATCTGAAAACCCATACAGGTGAAAAACCTCATAGATGTCATAATTGTGGGAAAAGTTTCAGTCGCCTGACAGCACTTACTTTgcaccagagaacacacacagaagagagaccTTTCAAATGTAGTTATTGTGGGAAAAGCTTTAGACAGAGACCAAGCCTTGTAATTCATTTAAGAATCCACACAGGGGAAAAGCCATACAAGTGTACTCACTGTTCTAAAAGCTTCAGGCAGAGAGCAGGCCTTATCATGCACCAGGTCACACACTTCAGAGGACTTCTTTAA
- the Znf449 gene encoding zinc finger protein 449 isoform X2: MAVALGCAIQASLNQGSVLQEYDTDCEVFRQRFRQFQYTEAAGPHEAFNKLWELCCQWLKPKMRSKEQILELLVLEQFLTILPTEIETWVREHCPDNRERVVSLIEDLQRELEIPEPQIDMDDMLLEELAPVGTVPMPPSLHLEAPALQVMEPVQEPPVPEAWITQAGPQDLNYSADAECQSFLDPGYQLPKLDMNFPLDHREEPWVKELEDPKEMKQLLDSKIGFEMGIENEEDTSKEKKMENMYPFVVTLEGNALHGPILQKDYVQLENQWEPPPEELQTDLTKLVDPQNPILGETPESSNLEEPLNPKPPKKKSPGEKPHRCPQCGKCFARKSQLTGHQRIHSGEEPHKCPECGKRFLRSSDLYRHQRLHTGERPYECSVCKKRFTRRSHLIGHQRTHSEEETYKCLECGKSFCHGSSLKRHLKTHTGEKPHRCHNCGKSFSRLTALTLHQRTHTEERPFKCSYCGKSFRQRPSLVIHLRIHTGEKPYKCTHCSKSFRQRAGLIMHQVTHFRGLL; the protein is encoded by the exons ATGGCTGTGGCCCTGGGTTGTGCAATCCAGGCCTCCTTGAATCAGGGCTCTGTGCTGCAGGAGTATGACACTGACTGTGAAGTCTTCCGACAACGTTTCAGGCAGTTCCAGTACACAGAAGCTGCCGGGCCTCATGAAGCATTCAACAAACTCTGGGAGCTTTGCTGTCAGTGGCTGAAGCCAAAGATGCGTTCTAAGGAACAAATCCTGGAACTGCTTGTGCTAGAGCAATTCCTAACTATTCTGCCCACAGAAATAGAGACCTGGGTGCGGGAACACTGCCCAGACAATAGAGAAAGAGTTGTGTCACTCATTGAAGACTTACAGAGAGAGCTTGAGATACCAGAACCACAG ATTGATATGGATGACATGCTCTTGGAAGAACTGGCACCAGTTGGAACAGTGCCCATGCCACCCAGCTTGCACCTGGAGGCACCTGCACTCCAAGTCATGGAACCTGTCCAGGAGCCCCCAGTGCCAGAGGCCTGGATCACACAAGCAGGACCACAGGACCTAAACTACAGTGCTGATGCTGAATGTCAGTCCTTTCTGGACCCGG GTTATCAGTTGCCAAAGCTTGACATGAACTTCCCCCTGGATCATAGAGAAGAGCCATGGGTAAAAGAATTAGAGGAtcccaaagaaatgaaacaattgCTTGATTCCAAGATTG GTTTTGAGATGGgaatagaaaatgaagaagatacttcaaaagagaaaaaaatggaaaatatgtaCCCATTTGTTGTGACTTTAGAAGGGAATGCTCTCCATGGTCCCATTCTGCAAAAGGACTATGTACAATTAGAAAATCAGTGGGAGCCACCCCCagaggagttacagacagatttAACAAAACTTGTAGATCCTCAGAACCCCATTCTAGGAGAAACACCTGAGAGCTCCAACTTGGAAGAACCTCTCAACCCGAAGCCTCCAAAGAAAAAGAGTCCTGGAGAGAAACCTCACCGCTGTCCTCAGTGTGGAAAATGTTTTGCTCGGAAGTCACAACTCACTGGGCACCAGAGAATTCATTCAGGAGAGGAGCCTCACAAATGCCCTGAATGCGGAAAAAGGTTCCTGCGTAGCTCTGACCTCTATAGACATCAGCGACTCCACACAGGAGAGAGGCCCTATGAATGTAGTGTGTGTAAAAAGCGATTCACTCGGCGCTCACACCTGATTGGGCACCAGAGAACCCATTCTGAAGAAGAAACATATAAATGTCTTGAGTGTGGAAAAAGCTTTTGTCATGGATCCAGTCTTAAAAGACATCTGAAAACCCATACAGGTGAAAAACCTCATAGATGTCATAATTGTGGGAAAAGTTTCAGTCGCCTGACAGCACTTACTTTgcaccagagaacacacacagaagagagaccTTTCAAATGTAGTTATTGTGGGAAAAGCTTTAGACAGAGACCAAGCCTTGTAATTCATTTAAGAATCCACACAGGGGAAAAGCCATACAAGTGTACTCACTGTTCTAAAAGCTTCAGGCAGAGAGCAGGCCTTATCATGCACCAGGTCACACACTTCAGAGGACTTCTTTAA
- the Znf449 gene encoding zinc finger protein 449 isoform X1, whose protein sequence is MAVGGSPRLLQRGKTCNLRHRPQINCTILEEVMAVALGCAIQASLNQGSVLQEYDTDCEVFRQRFRQFQYTEAAGPHEAFNKLWELCCQWLKPKMRSKEQILELLVLEQFLTILPTEIETWVREHCPDNRERVVSLIEDLQRELEIPEPQIDMDDMLLEELAPVGTVPMPPSLHLEAPALQVMEPVQEPPVPEAWITQAGPQDLNYSADAECQSFLDPGYQLPKLDMNFPLDHREEPWVKELEDPKEMKQLLDSKIGFEMGIENEEDTSKEKKMENMYPFVVTLEGNALHGPILQKDYVQLENQWEPPPEELQTDLTKLVDPQNPILGETPESSNLEEPLNPKPPKKKSPGEKPHRCPQCGKCFARKSQLTGHQRIHSGEEPHKCPECGKRFLRSSDLYRHQRLHTGERPYECSVCKKRFTRRSHLIGHQRTHSEEETYKCLECGKSFCHGSSLKRHLKTHTGEKPHRCHNCGKSFSRLTALTLHQRTHTEERPFKCSYCGKSFRQRPSLVIHLRIHTGEKPYKCTHCSKSFRQRAGLIMHQVTHFRGLL, encoded by the exons atgg CTGTAGGTGGCTCCCCCAGATTATTACAGAGAGGAAAAACCTGCAATCTGAGACATAGACCCCAgataaactgtaccattctagaAGAGGTGATGGCTGTGGCCCTGGGTTGTGCAATCCAGGCCTCCTTGAATCAGGGCTCTGTGCTGCAGGAGTATGACACTGACTGTGAAGTCTTCCGACAACGTTTCAGGCAGTTCCAGTACACAGAAGCTGCCGGGCCTCATGAAGCATTCAACAAACTCTGGGAGCTTTGCTGTCAGTGGCTGAAGCCAAAGATGCGTTCTAAGGAACAAATCCTGGAACTGCTTGTGCTAGAGCAATTCCTAACTATTCTGCCCACAGAAATAGAGACCTGGGTGCGGGAACACTGCCCAGACAATAGAGAAAGAGTTGTGTCACTCATTGAAGACTTACAGAGAGAGCTTGAGATACCAGAACCACAG ATTGATATGGATGACATGCTCTTGGAAGAACTGGCACCAGTTGGAACAGTGCCCATGCCACCCAGCTTGCACCTGGAGGCACCTGCACTCCAAGTCATGGAACCTGTCCAGGAGCCCCCAGTGCCAGAGGCCTGGATCACACAAGCAGGACCACAGGACCTAAACTACAGTGCTGATGCTGAATGTCAGTCCTTTCTGGACCCGG GTTATCAGTTGCCAAAGCTTGACATGAACTTCCCCCTGGATCATAGAGAAGAGCCATGGGTAAAAGAATTAGAGGAtcccaaagaaatgaaacaattgCTTGATTCCAAGATTG GTTTTGAGATGGgaatagaaaatgaagaagatacttcaaaagagaaaaaaatggaaaatatgtaCCCATTTGTTGTGACTTTAGAAGGGAATGCTCTCCATGGTCCCATTCTGCAAAAGGACTATGTACAATTAGAAAATCAGTGGGAGCCACCCCCagaggagttacagacagatttAACAAAACTTGTAGATCCTCAGAACCCCATTCTAGGAGAAACACCTGAGAGCTCCAACTTGGAAGAACCTCTCAACCCGAAGCCTCCAAAGAAAAAGAGTCCTGGAGAGAAACCTCACCGCTGTCCTCAGTGTGGAAAATGTTTTGCTCGGAAGTCACAACTCACTGGGCACCAGAGAATTCATTCAGGAGAGGAGCCTCACAAATGCCCTGAATGCGGAAAAAGGTTCCTGCGTAGCTCTGACCTCTATAGACATCAGCGACTCCACACAGGAGAGAGGCCCTATGAATGTAGTGTGTGTAAAAAGCGATTCACTCGGCGCTCACACCTGATTGGGCACCAGAGAACCCATTCTGAAGAAGAAACATATAAATGTCTTGAGTGTGGAAAAAGCTTTTGTCATGGATCCAGTCTTAAAAGACATCTGAAAACCCATACAGGTGAAAAACCTCATAGATGTCATAATTGTGGGAAAAGTTTCAGTCGCCTGACAGCACTTACTTTgcaccagagaacacacacagaagagagaccTTTCAAATGTAGTTATTGTGGGAAAAGCTTTAGACAGAGACCAAGCCTTGTAATTCATTTAAGAATCCACACAGGGGAAAAGCCATACAAGTGTACTCACTGTTCTAAAAGCTTCAGGCAGAGAGCAGGCCTTATCATGCACCAGGTCACACACTTCAGAGGACTTCTTTAA